The stretch of DNA TGCTCAAGCGCCGCCGGATCGAGCATCAGGGCGGTGCCGAGGATGATGAAGGAGTACCAGAACACCGCGAGGATCACCGAGATCATCAGCACGCGGCCGATCTCCTTGAACGGCAGGTTGATCTCCTCGGCGGCCTGGGGGATCACGTCGAAACCGACGAACATGAAGGGCACCATGATGATCACCATCATGATGCCGCCGATGACACCCTCATCGACCGCGAACAGCGGCTCCATGGTGGCCGTGCTGCCCTCGAACAGGGCCCCGGTGATGAACAGGATGCCGACCGCCAGGATCAGCAGCGTCACCACCTTCTGCACCAGGGCGGCGGTGCGCACGCCGATGTAGTTGATCCACATCATCAGCACCGACCCGGCCACGCCGACGGCCACCCAGGTGGCCTTCACGTCCCAGCCGGCGATGTTCCACATCTGGCCCACGGCATAGTTCGGGAAGAGGTGCTCCACCACGGTGGGCAGCGCCACCGCCTCGAAGGCCACCACGCTCACATACCCCAGGGTGATGGCCCAGGTGCACAGGAAGGAGGCGAAGTGGCCCATCGCCCGATAGCTGTAGACGTGCTCGCCGCCGACCTGGGGCATCGCCGAGGCCAGCTCGGCATAGGTCAGGCCCACCAGCACGATGATCAGGCCGCCGATCAGGAAGGCCGTGATGGCTCCCAGGCTGCCCGCCGACTGGATCCAGTTGCCGGTCAGCACGATCCAGCCCCAGCCGATCATGGCACCGAAGGCCAGGGCCAGGACATCCTTCCTGGCCAGCACTCGCGACAGGTGCGTCTCGTTGTTCATGTCCACCTCTTCGTCTGTTCTTGTAAATAGCGATTAATTTTATAAAACGTAGACAAAAATAGAGAACACACGACAAACGTTCAAGAGATATCGAACACCCGCGACGTAGACATTTGTCGAGATCGGCGCCGGAACGCCCGCCATGAGGACCGCGCGGCTCGACAGTAAACCCATGCCGAATGCGCATGCCAGCATCCGGCGGACACGCGGGCCAGTGGATGGCGAGCCTCGGACCGGCCCTCGAGGGCGTTCGATATCCTGCACGATCGCTATCGCGCCGTGCCCCTCCGGCGGCGGCATTTTTTCCCCGAAAAATCCCCGAAAGGGCACTGGCGAAACCCGAAAAAAGGCTTCATGCTGTGCGTGTCGCAACTGCCAACTGGAGCATCATGAGCACGGCACGTCACACCGCCCACGCGGAACTGATCGACCCTCCGCGAAGCTGCCCTGACCTCGATGTCAGGGACCTGGAAAAACGTACACGCCTCATGCGTATCATCACACGGCTGATCGCCGTGTCAGACCTGGGCAGCCGCGAGATCGCTCGCCGCGCCGGTCTGCCGATGCAGAAGATCAGCGACCTCCTCTCGGGGAAGCTGGAACATCTCTCGATCGACGAGCTGCATCTCGTCTACCGCACCATCGACCCGAGCGGCACACCGACGCCGCCCTGATCGACCGTCTCCCGGGAGACCACCCCGGCACCGAACAGCGAACGCCCCGCCTTACCGGCGGGGCGTTTTTTTGTGGTGCTCCTCGCGTCCGGCCGCCGGTCCTAATCGCCCGACAGGTAGTGCACGCTGAACAGCGCCTGGTCATCGAGCCAGACGGCGCTGGACCGGTACCCGGCCCGGGTGGCCAGCGCCTGGAAGGCCGCGACGCCATACTTGCAGGAGTTCTCGGTGTGCAGCGTCTCGCCCGCCTCGAAGGCGAAGCGACGCCCACCGAGGGAGATGGCCTGGCGCTTTCGGCTGACCAGGTGCATCTCGATGCGCGACGCCGCCTCATTGAAGAAGGCGCGGTGGCCGAAGGCCTCGACCTCGACCTCGACGCCCAGCTCACGGCGCATGCGCTCGAGCAGGTTGAGGTTGAAGGCCGCGGTGATGCCGGCGGCGTCGTTGTAGGCCGCCTCCAGCAGGCCTCGCTCCTTGACCAGGTCGACGCCGACCAGCACCCCGCTGCCCGGCGGCAGGGCCCGGCGCAACCGGGAGAGGAAGGCCTCGGCCTCGGCCGGGGTGAAGTTGCCGATGCTCGAGCCGGGGAAGAAGGCCACCACCCGTCGCCCCTGGACGCCGGGTGGCAGGTGCAGGCGTCGGGAGAAGTCGCCCCAGGCGGCGTGCACCTCGAGCCAGGGATAGTCGGCGGCCAGGCGGCGGGTGCTCTTCAGCAGGAAGTCGCGGGAGATGTCCATGCCGAGGTAGCGGCTGGGGCGCATCGCCTCCAGCAGAAGCCGGACCTTGTGGCTGGCGCCGCTGCCGAGCTCGACCATCAGCGCGCCCGGGCCCACCAGCGCGGCGATCTCCGCGGCGGCGCCGGCCAGGATGCCCTCCTCGGTGCGCGTCAGGTAGTACTCCGGCTGCTCGCAGATGGCCTCGAAGAGCCGCGAGCCCCGCTCGTCGTAGAAGTACTTGGGCGAGAGGGCCTTCGGCGAGGCGCCGAGCCCCCGGATCACGTCGTCGTGAAAGGTGCTCCCCGCGCCCTCGACATGCTGGTCATGGAAGTGCACGGCAGTGGACATCGCGGACCCTCGCGGACAGCGGGCACCGGCAGGATGCCGGGCACCGGGGAGATTCCATCGCTGGAATCCGGCTAGACTGGGCGACGACGCGAATATTGATGTCGCGACCCCTCCACCCGTGTTGCGACCCTGCCCCCAATCTAGAGCGAGCCCCATCATGCAGCAACCGCAGCAGCCGGTGTTACGCGATATCGTGCTGGTCGGCGGCGGCCACACCCATGTCGGCGTGCTGAAGCGCTTCGCCATGCGCCCCGAACCGGGCGTGAGGCTGACCCTGATCTGCCGCGACACCCACACGCCCTATTCGGGCATGCTGCCGGGCTACGTCGCCGGGCACTACGGCTACGACGACGTGCATATCGACCTGCGCCGGCTGGCGGAGTACGCCGGGGCACGCTTCTTCCGCGACGAGGCCATCGGCATCGACCACGAGGACCGCCGGGTGCTCTGCCGCTCGCGCCCCCCGGTGCCCTACGACTGGATGTCGATCAACATCGGCTCGACCCCCCGGGTGGGCACGGTCCGCGGCGCCCACGCCCATGCCGTGCCGGTCAAGCCGATCCACCGTTTCAACGACCGCTGGCTGACGCTGCTCGAACGCATCGAGGCGCATCCCGGCAGGACCCGCGTGGCGGTGGTCGGGGGCGGGGCTGGCGGGGTCGAGCTGCTGCTGGCCATGCAGTACCGGCTGGGCCACGAGCTGGCCGCCCGGGGGCGCGACCCGGGCGAGCTCTCCTTCGCGCTCTTCACCCGCGGCGAGCGGATCCTGCCGACCCACAACCCCCGGGTGCGCACGCATTTCGAGGCCACGCTTCGCCGCCGTGGCGTCGAGGTGCACACCGGCACCGAGGTAGTCGCCGTCGAGGCGGGGCGGCTGCAGGCGGACGACGGCAGCTGGCACGGTGCCGACGAGATCGTCTGGGTGACGAACGCCGGCGGGGCCGAGTGGCTCAAGGACACCCGGCTCGAGCTGGATGACGACGGCTTCATCAAGGTCGGCGACACCCTGCAGTCGCTGTCGGACCCGCGGATCTTCGCCGCCGGCGACATCGCCCACCAGCTCCACCATTCCCGCGAGAAGGCGGGGGTCTTCGCCGTGCGCCAGGGTCGCCCGCTGGCCGACAACCTGCGCGCCGCCGTGACCGACCGGCCGCTGTCCCCCTATCACCCGCAGCGCCACTGGCTGGCGCTGATCAGCACCGGCGACCGCCATGCCGTTGCCTCCCGGGGCTGGTGGTACCTGGCCGGCGACTGGGTGTGGCGCTGGAAGGACTGGATCGACCGGCGCTTCATGGCCCGCTTCAACGCCCTCCCGCCCATGACGGAGGGCGCCATGAAGGCCCCGGCCGCGAGCCGGGTGAAACTGGACGATGAGGAGAGCGCCCAGGCGATCTCCGCCTTCGCCATGCGCTGCGGCGGCTGCGGAGCCAAGGTGGGCGCCACCACCCTCTCCCGGGCGCTGTCGACTCTTGAGCCGGTGGCGCGCGAGGAGGTCCTGGTCGGCCTGCATGCCCCGGACGATGCCGCCGTGGTGCGGGTTCCGCCCGGGAAGGACATGGTGCACACCGTGGACTTCTTCCGTGCCTTCATCGACGACCCCTACGTGTTCGGCAAGGTGGCCGCCAACCACGCCCTGGGCGACATCTTCGCCATGGGCGCCGAGGCGCAGACCGCCACCGCCGTGGCCACGGTGCCCCAGGGGCTCGAGGCCAAGGTCGAGGACACCGTCTTCCAGATGATGAGCGGGGCGGTGGAGGTGCTCAACGCCGCCGACTGCGCCCTGGTGGGCGGGCACACCGGCGAGGGCAGCGAGCTGGCCCTGGGATTCTCCGTCAATGGCCTCATCGACAGCGGCAGCATGGGGGAACGAACGGAAGACGACGGCCCGGCCGGCACGGCCCTGATGACCAAGGGCGGCCTGCGCCCCGGCCAGGTGCTGATCCTCACCAAGCCCATCGGCACCGGCACGCTGTTCGCCGCCCATGCGAGGCTCGCCGCCCGCGGACGGTGGATCGACGCGGCACTGGACAGCATGTGCCAGTCCAACCGCGAGGGGGCGGCCTGCCTGCACGAGCACGGGGCCACCGCCTGCACCGACCTCACCGGCTTCGGCCTGCTGGGGCACCTGGTGGAGATGACGCGCCCCTCGGGGGTGGATGCCGAACTCGACCTGGCGGCCCTGCCGCTGCTCGAGGGCGCCGAGGAGACGGTCGCCGCCGGCATCCTGAGCTCCCTGCAGCCCGCCAACGTGCGCCTGCGCCGGGCCATCCGCGACCAGCCGGCCTGGGTCGAGCACCCCCGCTACCCGCTGCTCTTCGACCCCCAGACCGCCGGGGGGCTGCTCGCCGGCGTGCCCGCCGAGCGCGCCGAGGCCTGCCTCGCGGCCCTGCACGCCCTGGGCTACGGGCAGGCCGCGATCATCGGTCGCGTCGAGGCTCCCGGCGAGGCACTGGAGCCCATCCGGCTCAATGGATGACGGCAGATGTCAGGCCGTTGTACCGGGCCCCCTCGTCATGGAGAGCGCTCAGGCGTGCAGCCCGCAGGCGGTGAGCACCCTGGCCAGCGCCTCGCGCTCGGCCTCGGGGGTGAACCACGGCGCCCGGGCCGCCACCTGGCGGCGCAGGCCCTCGACGAAGGCGGGCTCCGCCTCGGCGCGGCGCAGCAGGTCGCCCAGCGCCGCGGTATCGGCGACAGGGAAGTAGCCTGCATAGTCGGCGCCCAGCAGGCCGCGGTTGCCGGGGATGTCGGAGGCCAGCACCGGCAGGCCCGCCACGCAGGCCTCGCTGACCACGTTGGCCCCGCCCTCCATGCGCGAGCTGATCACCATCAGCCGGGCGCGGGCCATCCACCGGCGCACTCGCCAGCGCGGCAGGTCGCCGAGCCAGCGATAGCGCGGATTGGCCGCCATCTCCTCGCGGGCCGCCTGGGCCCATGTCTCGTCGTGGGCGCCACCCAGTTGGACGACCCGCAGCCGCGAGTCCTCCGGCAGGTCGCGCACCGCGAGCGCCGCGCGCAGCGGATCCTTCTCCTCGCGCAGGTGGCCCACCACCAGCACATCGAGCTGCCGCCGGCTCGGCCGCGGGGCGCCGGGCGGCAGGGGCAGCGCCGACTGGTGGACGACGTGCAGGCGCGGCAGGAAACGCGAGGGCAGGTCCTCGTCCAGTCCGTCGTGCAGGCCGACCAGGGCATTCGCCGCCTCGAGGCTTTCCAGGAAGGCGGCGGGATGGCTGTGCTGGAAGCGGTAGACGTCGGTGCCCGTCAGCACCACGACCAGGGGGCATCCCGGGAAGGCCTGGCGGCAGGCGAGGATGGCCCCATGGCTGCGCCAGGCATGCAGCGCCATGACCAGGTCGGGCGACTTGCCGTCGAAACGGCAGCCCGCCGGGGCGGCCTCGGGGCCGATGACCCGCACGCGGCAGCCCAGCTCGCGCAGCAGCCCCGCCCAGCGAGTCGCGGTGGCACGGTTGCCGGCGTGGGACCCTCGACCCGCCGGGGTGATCAGGGCTAGTGTCAACAACAGGGTTTCTCCTCAACGAGGTCGGCATGCGCTCCACCGCACTCAGCACACCGCCAACGCTACCCCGGGCCGCCGCCGAGCTGGCGGACATGCTGGTCGATGCCCGTGCCAGAAGCCTGGCCCTGATGCGCGATATCCTGGAGGCCCGCGAGCTCGGCCCGCGGCTGGCGATCGTCAACCCGCCGCTGTGGGAGCTCGGCCACCTCGGCTTCTTCCACGACCACTTCGCCCTGCGTGGCCTCCACGGCCTCCCCGACTACCAGCTCCCCGGGGCCGAGCGGCTGTTCGACTCCGGCAGCATCGCCCATGACGACCGTTGGGCGCTACCGCTGCCGACCCGGGACGAGACGCTGGACTACCTGTCCCGGGTGCAGAAGGAGATGCTCACGCGCCTGCCCGAGGGCGAGGCCAGCGCCGCCCAGAGCTATGTGTACCAGCTCACCACCCTGCACGAGGACATGCACGGTGAGGCCTTCCTCTATACCCGCCAGACGCTGGGCGACCCGGCCCCGGACCTGGGCACGCCACCGCCGGGCCAGGCTCCCGACGCGGCCTCGACCGGTGCCCTGCCCGGGGATGTCGCCATCCCCGGCGGGCGCCACCTGCTTGGCTCCGACGCGACCCTCCCCTTCCGCTTCGACAACGAGAAGCCGCCCATGGCGGTCGAGGTGGCTCCCTTCTCGATCGCCCGGGCACCGGTCACCAACGCCGAGTTCGCCGCCTTTGTCGACGACGACGGCTATGCGCGGCGCGAATGGTGGAGCGAGGCCGGGTGGCGGTGGCGCGAGGCACAGGGGCGCCAGGCGCCGGCCTACTGGCGCCGTGACGACCGGAGCCGCTGGGAGGTACGCCACTTCGACCGCTGGCAGCCGCTGCCCCCCCACCAGCCGGTCGTGCACGTCAGCTGGCACGAGGCCGAGGCTTGGTGCCGCTGGGCCGGGCGACGCCTGCCGAGCGAGGCGGAATGGGAGGTGGCCGCCAGCCGCGCGCCGTCGGCCGGCGGGAAGTCTCTCGCGCCCGGCAAGCGACGCTTCCCCTGGGGCGAGGCAACGCCGGATGGTGGCCTGGCCAACCTGGACGGCTGGCGGCTCGGCCCGCTGGACGTGGCGGCGCTGCCCGAGGGCGACAGCCCCTTCGGCTGTCGCCAGATGCTCGGCAACGTCTGGGAATGGACGGCCTCGCCCTTCGCCCCCTTCCCGGGCTTCACGCCCGAGCTCTACCGCGACTACTCGGCCCCCTGGTTCCGGGAGGGGCGCTACGTGCTGCGCGGCGGCGCCTGGGCCACCCGCTCGCGGCTGGCCCACACCACCTACCGCAACTTCTTCACCCCGGACCGCCACGACGTCCTGGCCGGCTTTCGCACCTGCGCTCGTTGAGCGCCGCGGCGCCTGAACGCCTGCCCTGGGGTCGGACCTTCAGGTCCGGCGGGACGTCTTGTGAGGAGAGTTGCGGGGGGGGCTTGCGAGAAGAGCTGCGCAACGCCTCGAAGCCGATGATGACGTCCAGCAGTTCGGTGGTGATGTCGTCCTGGCGCACCGTTCGCAGCTGGCCCTTCACCTCGTCCAGGCGGTCGTCCACCGACTGTTCGGCCTGCTGCATCAGGGCGAGCCGCGCGGCATTCTCGGTGACCATGGCCTCCGCCGAGGCCCGGAAGACGCTGGCGAAGATATGGCTGCGCAGCAGGGCGGCGAACAGCTCGGCGCTGGGCATCGAGTAGTCGGGCAGGGAGCGGGAGTGCCATGGCCGGTCGGCGAGCTCCGACAGGAACGCCTGCCCCAGGGGCAGCAGCGGCATCAGCACCGGCTCGTGCTGCCCGCGGCCGGCGCGCTGGGTGAAGGCCAGCGTGACCTTCCGATGGTGAGGCTCGCCGCCGCCGATCTCGTCCAGCCGGGTGACGATGCTGCCCGCCAGGCGCCCGATGCCATCCGCCGAGGCCGGGGGCAGCAGCACGCTCTCGGGGCTGAGCCCCTGCCCGGCCAGGGCGTCATTCATCTGGGCGCCGACGCACAGCACCCGAAGGGCGGCGCGTCCGGCCGTGGTCGGCCCCAGCTCCGACTGCACCTTCTCGGCGAGCAGCTCGTTGTAGTTGCCGCACAGGCCATGGTCGGAGCCGAACACCACCACGATGCTCTCGGCCGGCTCCACGGCCGGCATGGCGATGGGGCCGGTTCGGGCGACGAAGGCCTGGAGTCCGCGGCGCACCGTCCGGTGATAGGCCTCGATGGAACGGGCGGCCCGCTCGTAGGGCACGGCATTGATGGCCGAGATCGTCTTCATGGTATGCACGATCCCGCGGATGCTGGTCAGCGTCTCGTCGCGGCGGGAGAGGGCTTCAAGCGTCTGCGTCACGGCCGTCCTCCCCCTGTCCCGGGACCATCGTCGGCCTGCCCCAGCGCCTTGCGCGCCAACGAGAGGATGGCGGCGCGGTCCTCCTCGGCCAGGGGCTCGTTGCGGGCGATGCGCGTGGCGACGCCCGTCAGAGCGTCCCCGACCGACGCCCGGATGGTGTCCATGGCGGCCACCACCTCGGTCTCTGAACGCCCGTCGAACATGCCCTCCATCGCCGCCAGCAGCACCAGCAGCTGCTCCACGGCCGGTACCGGGTCCCGCTCGGGCTGGCGCAGGGCCGCCCGGACCGCCGCGCCGCGGCTCAGGCGAGCCCGGGTGGCGTCATCCAGCCGGGTGCCGAAACGGGCAAAGTCCTCCAGCTCCTCGAACTGGGACAGGGTGACGCGCAGGTTGCCGGCGACGTCCCGGAACGCGCGGTGCTGGGCCTTGCCGCCCACCCGCGACACCGACACCCCGAGGTCCACCGCCGGGAACTGGTTCTTGCGCACCAGCCGCGGCGACAGATAGATCTGGCCGTCGGTGATCGAGATGAGGTTGGTCGGGATATAGGCCGACAGGTTTTCCGCCTGGGTCTCCACCACGGGCAGGGCGGTGATGGACCCGCCCCCGGCCTCCTCCGTGAACTGGCCCGCCCGCTCGAGCAGCCTGGCATGCACGTAGAAGATGTCCCCGGGGAACGCCTCGCGCCCCGGCGGTCGTCTCAGCAGCAGCGAGAGCTCCCGATAAGAGCGGGCGTGGTGGGTGAGGTCATCGAAGACGACCAGCACGTCCCGGGCCTGGTCGGCGAAGTATTCGGCCATGGTCATCGCCGCATAGGGCGCGATATAGGCCAGGCCCGGCGCGTCCTCGTCGCCGGCAACAACCACGATGGTGTTGGCCAGCTGCCCGCTCTCCCGGAGCGCCTCGATGACCCGGGCCACCGCGTCCCCGCGCTGCCCGATGGCGCAATAGATGCTCAGGACCTCCGAGCGGGCCTGGTTGAGGATGGTATCCAGGGCAATGGAGGTCTTGCCGGTCTGGCGGTCGCCGATGATCAGCTCCCGCTGCCCCAGGCCGACCGGCACCGCGGCATCCACCGCCTTGAGGCCCGTCGCCAGCGGGCGCGTGACGGCCCCGCGGCTGAGGATGTCCGGCGCCCGGACCTCCACCGGCCGTTCGGCCACGGCGGCCACCCTGCCCTTGCCGTCCCGGGGCTGGCCGGTGGCGTCGACCACCCGGCCGACCAGGCCCGGCCCCACCGGGACGCTGATCACCTTGTGGGTGCGCCAGACATCCTCACCGGCCCTCACCCGCTCCGAGGGACCCAGCAGCACGACCCCCAGCCGGTCAGGCTCGAGGTCCAGCACCACGCCGCGAACCCCCGAGGCGAAGACCAGCAGCTCATCGGACAGGGCCCGCCCGAGTCCGGCGACCACGGCGATCCCGTCCCCCACCGTGGCGACCGTGCCCACCTCGGCCAGTACCGGCGAGGGAGCGGGGCTGTCCAGCAGGACGTCGATGAAGTCCTGCACGTCGGGACGATGCGACTCATCCGCCATGGGCGTTCACCCTGCCCGACTCGCCGCTGGCCAGGCGCTCTCCCAGCAGCTCGACCAGCTCGTCGGTGTAGCTGTCGACCGTCCAGGCGAGCTGGAGGCTGCCGATGCGCAGGACCAGGCCGGGGGACTGGCTGTCATCGGTGTCAAAGCGCAGGGGAAGGCCGGGCACCCGGGCCTCCATGGCGGCCTCGACCTCGTGGCGGGCGCCCTCCGGCAGCGGGGCATGGGTGGTGGCCACGGCTTCCTCGGCATGCTCGGCCGCCGAGGCCAGCTCCTCCGACAGGGGCTCCAGCTTGCCGATCACGTGCAGCGCGATCCGCTCCTCCAGGCGCTCGTCGGCCAGGTCGTGAAGGGCGCGGCCGGCCAGCTGGTAGAGCGTCTCGGCACTCGCCTTGTAGAGCTCCGACGTGAAGCGTTCCCGTTCGCGGGCCAGGTGCGCCAGGGTGTCCTTGCGCTCCTGCTCCATGGCCTCGTGGGCCTCGGCCAGCAAGGCATCCCGCTGCTGCTTCGCCTGCTCGCGAACCCGTTCCGCCAGGGCGTCCCGGTCGGCCTGCAGCTTCTGCTGCTGTGCCATGAACTCCGCCTCGGCGGCGGCGGCCTTCTCCTGGGCGCGCCTGGCCTCCCCCATCCGTTCGGCAATCTCGGCCTCGCGGGAATCGATGCCATTCAGGATCGGCTTGTAGAGGAAGCGCTTCAGCAGCCAGACCAGCACCAGGAAGTTGGCGATCTGGGCGAGGACCGTAACCCAGTCAATCGACATGGCTCAGCCCGCCGCCGGTTGGGTGGCTTGCAGGAAGGTGTCCATGAACGGATTGGCAAACAGCACGATCATGGCCACCACGAAACAGTAGATCGCCGTGGACTCGATCATGGCCAGGCTCACGAACAGGGTGCGTGACAGGGTAGAGGCCGAATCGGGTTGCTGGGCGATGGCGGTCAGGGCGGCGGACGCGGCCCGCCCCTCCCCCAGCGCCGGGCCAAGGGCGCCGAACGACACCGTCAGTCCCGCGGTGAGAATGGAGATGGCCGCAATCAGGGCTGCATCAGTCATCGATCTTGCTCCTTATGGTCACGTTCGCGGTCGAGATCGTGGTCGGGCTTGGGCTTCTTCACGGTGGCCGTGGCCGACGAGATATAGACGGTCGCCAGGATGGCGAAGATGTAGGCCTGGATCAGGCCGGTCAGCAGGCCCAGCACGTCCATCACCACGGGAAAGAAGAACGGCGCCACGCCCAGCAGTATGCCGGCGATGACCGCCCCGCTCATCACGTTGCCGTAGAGGCGGATGGCCAGCGAGATTCCCCGGGAGAACTCGCTGATGATGTTGAAGGGCAGCATGACGATGGAGGGCTGGATGTAGGTCTTCAGGTAGCCGCCGATGCCCTGTCGGGTGATGCCGAACAGCGGCACGGCGATCAGCACCGACAGGGCCAGGGCCGCCGTGGTCGACAGCGACGACGTCGGCGGCGTGAAGCCCGGCACGACCAGCAGCAGGTTGGACAGCGCGATGAACAGGAACAGCGTTCCCGAGAAGTAGAGGATGTGGCGCGACGACTGCGGCGAGATGTCCTCGATCTGCCGCTGGATCCCGGTGACGATCACCTCCAGGGTCGTTCGCCAGCGATTCGGCGGCACGTCCGGCCGAAGTTTCCGGGTCACGAGCATCGAGGCGACGGTAAGCATGGCCATGACGATCCAGGTGTTGACCACGGTCTCGTTGATCCCGAGGCCCCAGAGGGTGAAGACCGTCGTCTGGTCGGGTGTCAGTTGCATCCTGCCTCCTTCGCCCCGGGCGT from Halomonas aestuarii encodes:
- a CDS encoding F0F1 ATP synthase subunit A gives rise to the protein MQLTPDQTTVFTLWGLGINETVVNTWIVMAMLTVASMLVTRKLRPDVPPNRWRTTLEVIVTGIQRQIEDISPQSSRHILYFSGTLFLFIALSNLLLVVPGFTPPTSSLSTTAALALSVLIAVPLFGITRQGIGGYLKTYIQPSIVMLPFNIISEFSRGISLAIRLYGNVMSGAVIAGILLGVAPFFFPVVMDVLGLLTGLIQAYIFAILATVYISSATATVKKPKPDHDLDRERDHKEQDR